One Gimesia sp. DNA segment encodes these proteins:
- the tam gene encoding trans-aconitate 2-methyltransferase: MPVWDADQYLKYQRERTQPAIDLAARVQLESPEQIVDIGCGPGNSTAVLAQRFPGAKLSGLDSSAEMLETAREALPDVHWFQTDITTWQPDEAFDLLFSNAVLQWVPDHETIFPRLMSFLKSGGALAVQLPAHYASPLHRCVVELSQLPDWHDVTAAARQALGCESRSFYYDLLAPLSSQLELWETEYVHVMESVEAILEWFRGTGLRPYLEALPDAATRDRFEAELLKRFANAYPLQQNGNVLFPFRRFFLVAYR, translated from the coding sequence ATGCCTGTCTGGGATGCGGATCAGTATTTAAAATATCAGCGTGAACGGACGCAGCCTGCCATCGATCTGGCAGCACGGGTACAGCTGGAATCGCCTGAGCAGATTGTGGATATAGGCTGTGGTCCTGGGAACAGTACCGCGGTTCTGGCACAGCGTTTTCCCGGGGCAAAGCTGAGTGGTCTGGACAGCTCTGCAGAAATGCTGGAGACTGCGCGGGAGGCTCTGCCTGACGTACACTGGTTCCAGACTGATATCACCACGTGGCAACCGGATGAGGCATTTGATCTGTTGTTTTCCAATGCCGTTCTGCAGTGGGTGCCGGACCATGAAACGATCTTTCCCCGGCTGATGAGTTTTCTCAAATCCGGTGGGGCGCTGGCGGTGCAACTGCCCGCGCATTACGCATCTCCCCTGCACCGCTGTGTGGTTGAGCTTTCCCAGCTACCGGACTGGCATGATGTAACCGCTGCTGCCCGACAGGCGCTGGGCTGTGAATCGCGGTCATTCTATTACGATCTGCTGGCTCCGTTGAGTTCCCAGCTGGAACTCTGGGAGACTGAATATGTCCATGTGATGGAGAGTGTCGAGGCCATCCTGGAGTGGTTCCGGGGAACGGGACTGCGACCCTATCTGGAAGCGTTGCCCGATGCTGCCACCCGTGACCGGTTCGAGGCGGAACTGCTGAAGCGTTTTGCGAATGCTTATCCCCTGCAACAGAACGGAAACGTGTTGTTTCCGTTTCGCAGGTTTTTTCTGGTGGCGTATCGATAA
- a CDS encoding phytanoyl-CoA dioxygenase family protein: MSSIFSAEINRDGFQICREPLPQDTLAQFEAVIDSAREDSYRQRRSGTRYAIRNAHLVLPGLRSLLEEGVLKELAADVLQEPVSLVSATLFDKRPGANWFVPPHQDLQVPIQGRIEDEDWTNWSVKAEQQYVEPPLNVFQQMLAVRVHLDECPGENGALEVVPRSHRRRLTEDEVALIPEQEFQLCPVDAGEVLLMNPLLVHRSRSCQLPRRRRVLHVVYSSSELPEGMGWT; this comes from the coding sequence ATGTCTTCGATCTTCAGTGCAGAAATTAACCGGGATGGATTCCAGATCTGCCGAGAACCGCTTCCCCAGGACACGTTGGCGCAGTTCGAAGCTGTAATTGATTCCGCCAGGGAAGACAGTTATCGACAACGACGCAGCGGTACACGTTATGCGATTCGCAATGCCCATCTGGTTTTACCCGGACTGCGATCGTTGCTTGAAGAGGGAGTGCTCAAGGAACTGGCGGCTGACGTGTTGCAGGAGCCAGTCAGCCTGGTGAGTGCGACACTGTTTGATAAGCGTCCCGGTGCGAACTGGTTCGTGCCGCCGCATCAGGATCTGCAGGTTCCGATTCAGGGACGCATCGAGGATGAGGACTGGACGAACTGGTCTGTCAAAGCGGAGCAGCAATACGTCGAACCGCCATTGAACGTCTTTCAACAGATGCTGGCAGTGCGAGTTCACCTTGATGAGTGCCCCGGTGAAAACGGGGCGCTGGAGGTGGTTCCGCGGAGTCATCGCAGGCGGCTCACTGAGGATGAAGTTGCTTTGATCCCCGAACAGGAGTTCCAACTCTGCCCGGTCGATGCCGGTGAAGTGTTGTTGATGAACCCTCTGCTGGTGCATCGTTCGCGTAGTTGCCAGTTACCACGGCGGCGACGAGTGCTGCATGTGGTTTATTCCAGTTCCGAACTGCCGGAAGGGATGGGTTGGACATAA
- a CDS encoding redoxin domain-containing protein: MFRFSITFLCALTLLGTSSLLAEAKTKSSQDASHTFRLPTAQGKVVELTAEPETKATVVCFLGAECPLARLYGPKLNEMQAAYAAQGVQFIGVNSNQQDSLEDVKQYVKRYEISFPMAKDYNNEVADRFQAVRTPEVFVLDQQLAVRYRGRIDNQYLPGISRAETTTHDLKNALDQLLAGKPIEVSETKPNGCFIGRVKQNEVTTKLTFCKEVAGVLHRHCVECHRTGEIAPFSLTDYDEVRGWADTMLETIEDGRMPPWHASPKYGHYANARFMPEKDKEILREWVTGGMPYGDIKDLPELPKFREGWHLPRVPDVVYEMRKRPFVVPKEGVVEYQYFVVDPGFKEDKWITGAQVLPGNRSVVHHAIVFIRPPDGADFRGIGWLTAYVPGQRINMLPPGRARKVPAGSKLVFQMHYTPTGSVAEDISKVGLIFGKDEEISHEVFTLIGIDQEFEIPPHASDFPVSAKVRRIPPHAELLAIAPHMHLRGKSFRLFTKQDKKKEILLDVPNYDFNWQHIYELSKPMSLDTVDGLEFTVKFDNSKDNPFNPDPNEYVTWGDQTWEEMAIAFFEVAEPRKQKSQDTKPKPEKKLTKAEAEKQREAELKKELDKRAAAFFKRFDKNGDGRVDVEEVPLATQRYGRIRDDNGDGVIQREELRLQVR, encoded by the coding sequence ATGTTTCGTTTTAGTATCACATTCCTGTGTGCGCTCACATTGCTGGGCACCAGTTCCCTGCTCGCTGAAGCTAAAACCAAATCGTCGCAGGATGCCTCCCACACGTTTCGGCTGCCAACCGCTCAGGGAAAAGTGGTCGAGTTAACGGCAGAGCCAGAGACGAAAGCGACGGTGGTCTGCTTTCTGGGGGCGGAATGTCCGCTGGCCCGGCTGTATGGTCCCAAGCTGAATGAAATGCAGGCTGCTTACGCGGCGCAGGGTGTCCAGTTCATCGGCGTGAACAGCAATCAGCAGGACTCCCTGGAAGATGTCAAACAGTACGTCAAGCGGTACGAGATCTCGTTCCCGATGGCGAAGGACTATAACAACGAAGTCGCCGACCGATTTCAAGCGGTGCGCACACCTGAAGTTTTTGTACTGGATCAGCAGCTGGCCGTCCGGTATCGTGGGCGGATCGATAACCAGTACCTGCCAGGCATCTCACGAGCTGAGACGACCACACATGATCTGAAGAACGCACTGGATCAACTGCTGGCAGGCAAGCCGATTGAAGTGTCCGAGACCAAACCGAATGGCTGTTTTATTGGCCGAGTGAAGCAGAATGAAGTGACCACCAAACTGACTTTCTGCAAGGAAGTCGCGGGGGTATTGCATCGTCATTGTGTGGAATGCCATCGCACAGGGGAAATCGCACCATTCAGTCTGACGGATTACGATGAAGTTCGTGGCTGGGCGGATACGATGCTGGAGACTATTGAAGATGGTCGAATGCCCCCCTGGCACGCCAGTCCGAAATACGGTCATTACGCGAATGCACGGTTCATGCCCGAAAAAGACAAGGAAATTCTACGGGAATGGGTGACCGGGGGCATGCCCTATGGTGATATCAAGGATTTGCCGGAACTGCCCAAGTTCCGCGAAGGCTGGCACCTGCCCCGAGTGCCGGATGTCGTTTATGAAATGCGGAAGCGACCCTTTGTTGTTCCGAAAGAGGGTGTCGTGGAATATCAGTATTTCGTCGTCGATCCCGGGTTCAAAGAGGATAAGTGGATCACCGGAGCACAGGTCCTGCCGGGTAACCGGTCGGTCGTGCATCATGCGATTGTTTTCATTCGTCCTCCTGATGGCGCTGACTTCCGTGGGATCGGCTGGTTGACGGCTTATGTACCGGGACAGCGGATCAACATGCTGCCTCCCGGTCGGGCTCGCAAGGTTCCCGCCGGCTCGAAACTGGTATTTCAGATGCATTACACGCCGACGGGATCGGTGGCAGAAGACATTTCGAAAGTCGGTTTGATTTTCGGCAAAGATGAGGAGATATCCCACGAAGTCTTTACGCTGATTGGTATTGATCAGGAATTCGAAATTCCGCCGCACGCCAGTGATTTCCCGGTCTCGGCGAAGGTTCGTCGCATACCACCACATGCCGAACTGCTGGCGATTGCCCCGCACATGCATCTGCGCGGGAAATCGTTCCGCCTGTTTACAAAGCAGGATAAGAAGAAAGAGATTCTGCTCGATGTGCCCAATTACGATTTCAACTGGCAGCACATCTATGAACTGAGCAAGCCCATGTCGCTGGATACGGTCGACGGTCTTGAGTTCACGGTGAAATTCGATAATTCGAAAGACAATCCGTTCAACCCGGATCCCAATGAATATGTAACCTGGGGCGATCAGACCTGGGAAGAGATGGCGATTGCTTTCTTTGAAGTGGCTGAACCCCGGAAACAGAAGTCTCAGGATACGAAACCCAAGCCAGAGAAAAAACTGACTAAAGCGGAAGCGGAGAAACAGCGGGAGGCGGAGTTGAAAAAAGAGCTCGATAAACGTGCCGCTGCTTTTTTCAAACGGTTCGACAAGAATGGCGATGGACGCGTTGATGTGGAAGAAGTCCCGCTGGCAACACAGCGCTACGGGCGCATCCGGGATGATAATGGTGACGGTGTGATTCAGAGAGAGGAACTCAGATTGCAGGTTCGCTAA
- a CDS encoding FdhF/YdeP family oxidoreductase, giving the protein MKAPRSGGGWKAIKYSLTLANKVGWWKLWKSMRTRNACKTCAVGMGGQKGGMVNEAGLFPEVCKKSFQAMAADMQPAVANDFFAKNNIDQLRSMSSRKLEYSGRLTQPLLLSPGEKHYKPISWDEAFDLVVERLKAAGPERTFYYASGRSSNEAGFLFQLMSRLMGTNFVNNCSFYCHQASGVGLGSSIGTGAGTLRLEDLDHTDLYILIGANPSSNHPRLMKAFMEIRRRGGKVIVVNPVKELGLVNFKVPSDVRSLLFGSSIASTYVQPHVGGDMALLIGLSKEVLERNAHDQAFIDAHTENYDAFKQQVTETSWDDIIAQSGVDRETIRNIADQYLSAKNVVIGWCMGITHHLHGTNSVQSIVNFSLLRGMVGRRKAGLMPIRGHSNVQGLGSVGVVPGMKQAMLERFEKQLGIKVPTTPGYDTMACMEASHRGEIDFAFCLGGNLFGSNPDTKYALEAMSRIKTVLYLSTTLNTGHVWGTGEETLILPVLPRDEEPEPTTQESMFSYVRMSDGGKSRFTGPRSEVSILAAIGQKLFAGDDRIDWKKLESHSAIQELIADLIPGYENMKETLQTHREFHVTGRAVEEYNFPTESGKAKFHALPLPDLSVAENELRLITIRSEGQFNSVVYDEEDIYRGQERRDVILMNRADIDRLGLKPDQRVKVKSEAGEMPYILVREFDIRAGSALMYYPEANVLVPHTVDPLSKTPGFKSTRVTLEVEDVVTT; this is encoded by the coding sequence GTGAAAGCTCCACGAAGCGGCGGCGGTTGGAAGGCGATCAAATACAGTCTGACACTGGCAAACAAGGTCGGCTGGTGGAAGCTCTGGAAATCCATGCGGACCCGCAATGCCTGTAAGACCTGCGCGGTTGGCATGGGGGGACAGAAAGGGGGCATGGTCAACGAAGCCGGTCTGTTCCCCGAGGTCTGCAAAAAATCCTTCCAGGCAATGGCCGCCGACATGCAGCCCGCTGTCGCTAATGACTTCTTCGCGAAAAACAACATCGACCAGCTCCGCTCGATGTCCTCTCGCAAGCTCGAATACAGTGGCCGTCTCACCCAGCCACTGCTGCTCTCGCCCGGCGAAAAACATTACAAGCCGATTTCCTGGGACGAAGCCTTCGACCTGGTCGTCGAGCGTCTCAAAGCCGCAGGCCCCGAGCGAACCTTCTACTATGCCAGCGGCCGCTCCTCCAACGAAGCCGGCTTCCTCTTCCAGTTGATGTCCCGTCTTATGGGCACCAACTTCGTGAATAACTGCTCCTTTTACTGTCATCAGGCCAGTGGCGTCGGCCTGGGTTCGAGTATTGGCACCGGAGCCGGCACACTCCGTCTGGAAGATCTGGATCACACCGACCTCTACATCCTGATCGGCGCAAACCCTTCATCGAATCATCCTCGCCTGATGAAGGCCTTCATGGAAATCCGCAGACGGGGCGGCAAAGTCATCGTCGTCAATCCGGTCAAGGAACTGGGGCTCGTTAATTTCAAGGTTCCCAGTGACGTCCGCAGTCTGCTCTTTGGCTCCAGCATCGCATCCACCTACGTACAACCACACGTCGGCGGTGACATGGCCCTGCTGATCGGCCTCTCGAAAGAAGTCCTGGAACGCAACGCACACGACCAGGCATTTATCGACGCACACACCGAAAACTATGACGCTTTCAAACAACAGGTCACAGAAACCAGCTGGGACGACATCATCGCCCAGAGCGGCGTCGACAGAGAAACCATTCGGAACATCGCAGACCAGTATCTCTCCGCGAAAAACGTCGTCATCGGCTGGTGCATGGGAATCACGCATCATCTTCATGGTACCAACAGTGTGCAGTCGATCGTCAACTTCTCGTTGCTCCGTGGCATGGTCGGCCGCCGTAAAGCGGGACTGATGCCCATCCGCGGCCATAGCAATGTGCAGGGCCTCGGTTCGGTGGGCGTCGTTCCCGGAATGAAACAGGCGATGCTCGAACGCTTCGAGAAACAGCTCGGCATCAAAGTTCCCACCACGCCCGGTTACGACACAATGGCCTGCATGGAAGCCTCCCATCGCGGCGAGATCGACTTCGCGTTCTGTCTCGGAGGCAACCTCTTCGGCAGTAACCCTGATACCAAATACGCACTTGAAGCCATGAGCCGCATCAAAACTGTGCTCTACCTTTCGACTACGCTGAATACCGGTCATGTCTGGGGAACCGGCGAAGAAACCCTGATCCTGCCCGTACTTCCCCGCGACGAAGAACCCGAGCCCACGACTCAGGAGTCCATGTTCAGCTACGTCCGCATGAGTGACGGCGGCAAATCCCGGTTCACCGGCCCTCGCAGCGAAGTCTCGATCCTGGCGGCCATCGGCCAGAAACTGTTCGCCGGCGATGACCGCATCGACTGGAAAAAACTGGAGAGCCACAGCGCCATCCAGGAACTGATCGCCGACCTGATCCCCGGCTACGAAAACATGAAAGAAACACTCCAGACTCACAGAGAATTCCACGTCACCGGCCGCGCCGTCGAAGAATACAACTTCCCCACCGAGAGCGGCAAAGCGAAATTCCACGCCCTCCCGCTGCCCGATCTCTCCGTTGCAGAAAATGAACTGCGGCTGATCACCATTCGTTCCGAAGGCCAGTTCAACAGCGTCGTCTACGACGAGGAAGACATCTACCGCGGACAGGAACGCCGTGACGTCATCCTGATGAACCGGGCCGACATCGACCGTCTCGGCCTCAAACCCGATCAACGCGTGAAAGTCAAAAGCGAGGCAGGGGAGATGCCGTATATCCTTGTCCGCGAATTCGACATCCGCGCAGGCAGCGCCCTGATGTATTATCCCGAAGCCAACGTCCTGGTACCACACACCGTCGATCCCTTGTCAAAAACTCCCGGCTTCAAATCGACGCGGGTCACACTGGAAGTGGAAGATGTGGTAACAACCTGA